One Labrus mixtus chromosome 22, fLabMix1.1, whole genome shotgun sequence genomic window carries:
- the LOC132956795 gene encoding troponin T, cardiac muscle isoforms-like gives MADEEVEVEVMPEEEEETQQEEEDTEAAAEEEAAPEVEEPPPTTEEPEEPAEPEEESPAADEDDSKPKPKAFAPPISVPKIPDGDKVDFDDIHRKRQEKDLTEMQSLIEAHFIQRKKDEEELIALVNRIEKRRAERAEQQRTRAELEKKRLARVAEEKERKEQEEARKKHDDDAKKKKALTNMTHQYGGVQQRQDGRRGAKKQTEREKKKKILADRRKPLNIDHLNEDKLKEKANELWQWLMTLEAEKFDLSEKLKKQKYDISQLLARVQKHQSAKGRGKAKGRVR, from the exons ATGGCTGATGAAGAAGTCGAGGTCGAGGTGATGCC ggAGGAAG AGGAAGAAACCCAGCAGGAGGAAGAAG ACACGGAGGCGGCAGCAGAAGAAG AAGCTGCACCTGAAGTAGAAG AGCCTCCCCCGACGACAGAAG AGCCTGAAGAGCCCGCAGAGCCTGAAGAAGA GTCTCCAGCTGCAGATGAAG ATGACTCTAAACCCAAACCGAA GGCGTTTGCTCCACCTATATCAGTGCCAAAGATACCAGACGGAGACAAAGTGGACTTTGAT GACATCCACAGGAAACGTCAGGAGAAGGATCTGACTGAAATGCAGTCTCTGATCGAGGCCCATTTCATCCAGAGGAagaaggacgaggaggagcTCATCGCTCTCGTTAACAGGATC GAGAAGCGTCGTGCTGAGagggcagagcagcagaggaccCGTGCGGAGCTAGAGAAGAAGAGGCTGGCTCGAGTTGCT gaggaaaaggaaaggaaggagcaAGAGGAGGCCCGCAAGAAGCACGATGATGacgccaagaagaagaaggcgctgactaacatgactcaccAGTATGGTGGTGTCCAACAGAGG CAAGATGGAAGGAGGGGAGCAAAGaagcagacggagagagagaagaaaaagaagatccTGGCCGATAGGAGGAAGCCTCTCAACATTGACCATCTCAATGAGGACAAATTGAA GGAGAAGGCCAATGAGCTGTGGCAGTGGCTGATGACGCTGGAAGCTGAGAAGTTTGACCTCAGCGAGAAActgaagaaacagaaatatgat